In one Caballeronia sp. M1242 genomic region, the following are encoded:
- the motA gene encoding flagellar motor stator protein MotA — translation MFVVIGWVVVIGSVIGSFMGVGGHLAALVQPFELLCIFGAAIGAFVVSNPTSTLKKTLQALPKVFKGGGYTKEKYLSLIALLYELLQKARKEGMMALEADVDAPESSPVFQKYEHVMADHHLLDFIVDYLRMMSAGNVNALELQDLMDEELETHHTESAVAANAIQKMADGLPAFGIVAAVMGVVHTMGSVGAAPAVLGEMIAGALVGTFLGILLAYGFIGPLADLLNAKGAAEAKPFQCVKSVLLASMNGYAPTVAVEFGRKVLFTADRPSFKELDDAVRATKSPKSA, via the coding sequence ATGTTTGTCGTTATCGGATGGGTAGTCGTCATCGGCTCCGTGATCGGGAGCTTCATGGGGGTCGGCGGTCACCTGGCAGCCCTCGTTCAGCCTTTTGAATTGCTGTGTATTTTCGGCGCGGCCATCGGGGCTTTCGTCGTATCGAACCCCACGTCCACGCTCAAGAAAACCTTGCAGGCGCTGCCGAAGGTATTCAAAGGCGGCGGGTACACCAAAGAGAAATACCTGTCGCTGATCGCGTTGCTGTACGAACTCCTGCAAAAGGCCCGTAAGGAAGGAATGATGGCGCTCGAAGCAGACGTCGACGCGCCGGAGTCCAGCCCGGTCTTCCAGAAGTACGAACACGTGATGGCGGATCATCACCTGCTCGACTTCATCGTCGATTACCTGCGCATGATGTCGGCGGGCAACGTGAACGCGCTCGAATTGCAGGACCTGATGGACGAAGAACTGGAGACGCATCACACGGAAAGCGCGGTGGCCGCGAACGCCATTCAGAAGATGGCCGATGGCTTGCCGGCATTCGGCATCGTCGCCGCGGTGATGGGCGTGGTGCATACGATGGGCTCGGTGGGCGCCGCGCCCGCCGTGCTCGGCGAGATGATCGCGGGCGCGCTGGTCGGCACGTTCCTCGGCATCTTGCTCGCATACGGCTTCATCGGCCCGCTCGCGGACCTGCTCAACGCGAAGGGCGCGGCAGAAGCCAAGCCGTTCCAGTGCGTGAAGTCCGTGCTGCTCGCATCGATGAACGGCTACGCGCCGACGGTCGCTGTCGAATTCGGCCGCAAGGTGCTCTTCACGGCGGACCGTCCGAGCTTCAAGGAACTGGACGACGCCGTGCGCGCCACCAAGTCGCCGAAGTCGGCCTGA
- the motB gene encoding flagellar motor protein MotB, with protein MAERPSRDPLQSVLAPTVVVRRKKKGGGHGGHHGGAWKIAYADFVTAMMAFFLLMWLLGSTSKYDKEGIEQYFNTPLSALFGNEGGASAHTSVVNGGGKDLSSSRPGEANKSQTQPVPPSVARAAVAVDDMQRLQQLKQKLTALIENTPALRAFKDQIRIAITSEGLRIEIVDSLKRPMFASGSSKLESYVTTILSNIGASLNDVDNRVSIAGHTDAVPYSGNQKGYSNWELSSERANAARRALVAGGMNEGKVLQVRGLSDVLPLNKDVIDEPTNRRISILVLNKAAELAFFRDGGRTTVDQALPADAAIPAAVAAKSNTPVAVVK; from the coding sequence ATGGCTGAAAGACCGTCACGCGACCCGTTGCAATCCGTGCTCGCGCCCACTGTCGTCGTGCGTCGCAAGAAGAAGGGCGGCGGCCACGGCGGCCATCATGGCGGCGCGTGGAAGATCGCCTACGCGGACTTCGTGACCGCAATGATGGCGTTCTTCCTCTTAATGTGGCTGCTCGGCTCGACGTCGAAGTACGACAAGGAAGGCATCGAGCAATACTTCAATACGCCGCTCTCGGCGCTGTTCGGCAACGAAGGCGGCGCCTCCGCGCATACGAGCGTCGTCAACGGCGGCGGCAAGGATCTGTCGAGCTCGCGTCCCGGCGAAGCCAACAAGAGCCAGACGCAGCCCGTGCCGCCTTCGGTCGCGCGCGCGGCCGTCGCTGTCGACGACATGCAGCGTCTGCAACAGTTGAAGCAAAAGCTGACCGCGCTGATCGAGAACACGCCGGCATTGCGCGCGTTCAAGGATCAGATCCGCATTGCGATCACGAGCGAAGGCTTGCGCATCGAGATCGTCGATTCACTCAAGCGGCCGATGTTCGCATCGGGCAGCTCGAAGCTCGAAAGCTATGTGACGACGATTCTGTCGAACATCGGCGCATCGCTCAACGACGTGGACAATCGCGTGTCGATTGCAGGCCATACGGATGCCGTGCCCTACTCCGGCAATCAGAAAGGCTATTCGAACTGGGAACTGTCGAGCGAGCGCGCGAACGCGGCGCGGCGTGCGCTGGTCGCGGGCGGCATGAACGAAGGCAAGGTGCTGCAGGTGCGCGGTCTCTCCGACGTCCTGCCGCTCAACAAGGACGTCATCGACGAGCCGACGAACCGGCGTATCAGCATTCTCGTGCTGAACAAGGCGGCTGAACTCGCGTTCTTCCGCGATGGCGGACGCACGACGGTCGATCAGGCTCTCCCTGCCGACGCCGCGATTCCCGCTGCCGTCGCGGCGAAATCGAATACGCCGGTCGCTGTCGTCAAGTAA
- a CDS encoding helix-turn-helix domain-containing protein — protein sequence MDTTLTEAKSRAPGITPATVGMLLREWRQRRRMSQLELACIADVSTRHLSFIESGRSVPSRDMLIRLAEQLDVPLRERNALFLAAGYAPLYKERAFADPDLEPARRAVELVLKGHEPYPALAVDRHWTMIAANAALQPLVASADASLLAPPVNVLRLALHPLGLASVIENWHEWRAHLLARLHRQIDVSGDPTLAALLDELEAYPAPPHAGRVERGATDSVVVPLRLRTEFGVLSLISTTTVFGTPVDITLSELAIEAFFPADDATARILHRAHGERR from the coding sequence ATGGACACGACACTCACAGAAGCGAAGTCGCGCGCGCCGGGCATCACGCCTGCCACGGTCGGCATGTTGCTGCGCGAATGGCGTCAACGCAGGCGCATGAGTCAGCTCGAGCTTGCCTGTATAGCGGACGTTTCGACGCGCCACTTGAGCTTCATCGAATCCGGACGCTCCGTGCCGAGCCGCGATATGTTGATCCGGCTCGCCGAGCAACTGGACGTGCCTTTGCGCGAGCGCAACGCGCTCTTTCTCGCAGCGGGCTATGCGCCGCTGTACAAGGAGCGGGCATTCGCGGACCCCGATCTTGAACCCGCGCGGCGTGCAGTCGAGCTCGTGCTCAAGGGCCACGAGCCGTATCCCGCGCTCGCGGTGGATCGTCACTGGACGATGATTGCCGCCAACGCCGCGCTGCAACCGCTCGTCGCGTCGGCGGATGCGTCGTTGCTTGCGCCGCCGGTCAACGTGCTGCGCCTCGCGCTGCATCCGCTCGGGCTCGCGAGCGTGATCGAGAACTGGCACGAGTGGCGCGCGCATCTGCTCGCGCGGCTGCATCGGCAGATAGACGTGTCAGGCGACCCGACGCTCGCCGCGCTGCTCGACGAACTCGAAGCGTATCCCGCGCCGCCGCACGCGGGACGCGTCGAACGCGGCGCAACCGATTCTGTCGTCGTGCCGCTGCGCTTGCGCACGGAGTTCGGCGTGCTGTCGCTCATCAGCACGACGACGGTGTTCGGCACGCCGGTCGATATCACGCTTTCCGAGCTCGCAATCGAAGCCTTTTTCCCCGCAGACGACGCCACCGCGCGCATACTCCATCGGGCGCACGGCGAGCGTCGCTGA
- a CDS encoding MFS transporter translates to MNGMNSNLSSRQLCVVAATSVGFVVSQLDVSIVNVALASIAHDLGASVASLQWTVDAYALAFAALMLLAGSLGDRLGARRLFVGGLAVFAFASLACAFSRDAAQLIAARAIQGVGAAAMLPNSLALLNAACGHDRRVRARAVGLWTAAGAVSIAAGPIVGGALIATFGWRSIFWVNLPICAAGVAATLACVDESPSHGRGDGIDLSGHALAIVALTALVGAVIEARPLGLSHPLVTGAFAIAVTATAAFIAVERRSPAPMLPLALFGERTFSAAVLFGIAVNFTYYGSVFVLSLYLQRVLGQTPLQTGLAFLPLTGGFLLSNLASGPVVARFGSRGPMIAGALLDAAGFASLAFVDAHTPTVALLLPFLLIPSGMGVAVPAMTTALLGTVGQRRAGTASAVLNTARQAAGAMGVAAFGALAGHAGGTAASAQIVDAVRWSAAASVAMLACAALIARGVRGGTAADGNEAANRLRRAVK, encoded by the coding sequence GAGCGTCGGCTTCGTCGTCTCGCAGCTCGATGTGTCGATCGTGAACGTCGCGCTCGCGAGCATCGCACATGATCTCGGCGCGAGCGTCGCGAGCCTGCAATGGACCGTGGACGCCTACGCGCTCGCATTCGCCGCGCTGATGCTTCTGGCCGGCTCGCTCGGCGACCGGCTCGGCGCGCGGCGGCTGTTCGTCGGTGGTCTCGCGGTCTTCGCGTTCGCTTCGCTCGCCTGCGCCTTTTCGCGCGATGCCGCGCAGTTGATCGCCGCCCGCGCGATCCAAGGCGTCGGCGCGGCAGCGATGCTGCCGAATTCGCTCGCGCTGCTGAACGCCGCGTGTGGGCATGATCGGCGCGTGCGGGCGCGCGCGGTCGGCTTATGGACGGCGGCGGGCGCGGTCTCTATCGCGGCAGGCCCGATTGTCGGTGGAGCGCTGATCGCAACGTTCGGCTGGCGCAGCATCTTCTGGGTCAATCTGCCGATCTGCGCGGCGGGCGTCGCGGCGACGCTCGCATGTGTGGACGAGTCGCCGTCGCACGGGCGCGGCGACGGCATCGACCTGAGCGGCCATGCGCTCGCCATCGTCGCGCTCACGGCGCTGGTCGGCGCGGTAATCGAAGCGCGGCCGCTCGGGCTGTCGCATCCGCTCGTGACCGGGGCATTCGCGATTGCGGTGACGGCGACGGCCGCGTTCATCGCAGTCGAGAGAAGAAGCCCCGCGCCGATGCTCCCGCTCGCGCTCTTCGGCGAGCGCACCTTCAGCGCCGCGGTGCTGTTCGGCATCGCCGTGAACTTCACCTACTATGGAAGCGTGTTCGTGCTGAGCCTGTATTTGCAACGCGTGCTCGGCCAGACGCCGTTGCAGACCGGCCTCGCGTTTTTGCCGCTCACGGGCGGCTTCCTGCTGTCGAATCTCGCGAGCGGTCCGGTGGTGGCGCGCTTCGGCTCGCGCGGCCCGATGATCGCAGGCGCCTTGCTCGACGCGGCGGGTTTCGCGTCGCTCGCATTTGTCGATGCCCACACGCCGACAGTCGCTCTGCTGCTTCCGTTTCTGCTGATTCCGTCGGGCATGGGCGTGGCCGTTCCCGCGATGACCACGGCGCTCCTCGGCACCGTCGGCCAGCGACGCGCGGGAACGGCCTCGGCCGTGCTGAACACCGCGCGGCAGGCTGCCGGCGCAATGGGCGTGGCCGCGTTCGGCGCGTTGGCGGGCCACGCGGGAGGCACGGCGGCATCGGCGCAAATCGTCGATGCGGTGCGCTGGTCGGCGGCTGCGTCGGTGGCGATGCTGGCGTGCGCGGCGCTCATCGCGCGTGGCGTGCGCGGCGGCACGGCGGCGGACGGCAATGAAGCCGCGAACCGGTTGCGACGCGCGGTGAAATAG